The genomic segment CACTACCTTCAACTTCAAAATCACATTAACTACAATAATTTGTATAAAACCATAACGATCTAAAATAAAGTCAATTCCGTATACAACGTGCATCGGAATAAAATGACATCGGTCCTTAAAAATATTTGGATTTCGATAGATATTTTAGAATAATGTAGTCATCAAAGTTAAATATgagataaatagataaattgGTCAATTAattatcttcttcattaatttttttcaaaacattacTAAACTCAatccaattttttaatttcttgtctACATATGTTAAAATGGATTTAAATTCGTGAGTGAACTCAGTTCattacgaaaaaaaaattagttagaaaaagttaatattttaatgtggATCAAAATGAAACTCTTTTAACTCTAAATTAAATGAATTCGAGACAACGATGGAAGGAGAAGCACTGTGGTTAAACAAGTCGAGTGAGAGTTGCCACAAACAAGAACTTTCTTCCCCTTGAATCTTTCTCCACATTTATACTCACATGCATGAATAACATCCCCTTTGAATTCCCTCGACGCTTCTATCTCAGGCATCCCGCACTCCGCATTCTCTCCGGTGGCCACCACCAGCCACCTACAAATGTACTCAAACTCGTTCTTCACAGAGCCGCTGGTTTCATCGTACCTAGCACACTGGACACACTGGTTGAATCGTAGGTTCGTTTTTGCCAAAGTGAGGCTATGCATTCGGCTCGTTCGAGAACAGATTTGATTTCATCTGAAGGCAAAACGTAACAGGACGAAGGTGAAGGATTGTGAAAGCAATTATCTTCCACCTTTGAATGAGGAGACACTGTGACGCTTCACCAACATGGACGTTCGGAGTATGGGCAATCGTTACTTGGCCCAACTCACCCACGCCTCCCTCGCACGTGCCGTCCATGCTCACATCCTCACCTCAGGTTTCAATCCATTCCCTCTCATCATCAACCGTCTCATCGATCATTACTGCAAATCCTCCAACATCACTTACGCTCGCCACCTGTTCGACAGAATTCCCAAACCAGATATCGTCGCAACTACCACCCTGCTTTCCGCCTACTCTGCTGCTGGCAACATCAAACTCGCCCATCAACTCTTCAATGTCACCCCCTTGATCATTCGTGATACAGTCAGTTACAACGCCATGATCACTGCCTTTTCTCACAGTCATGATGGTCACGCCGCTCTCCAACTCTTCATACAAATGAAAAGGCTCGGTTTTGTTCCCGACCCGTTTTCCTTCTCAAGCGTTCTTGGCGCCCTGTCTCTGATAGCTGATGAAGAGAGGCATTGTCAGCAGTTTCACTGTGAGGTTCTCAAGAGGGGTTTACTCTCTGGGCCTTCTGTTTTGAATGCTTTGATGAGTTGTTATGTTTGTTGCGCCTCTTCGCCTTTGGTGGACTCTTGTTTGTTGATGGCAGCTGCTAGGAAGCTCTTTGATGAGGCACCTCGTGGTCTGAGGGATGAACCTTCTTGGACTACAATCATTGCTGGCTATGTCAGGAATGGCGATCTTGTTGCCGCGCGTGAGCTTCTTGATGGAATGACTGATCACATTGCCGTTGCTTGGAATGCCATGATTTCTGGCTATGTACACAGGGGTTTTTATGAGGCGGCGTTTGACTTGTTAAGGAAAATGTACTCCTTGGGAATTCAGCTGGATGAGTACACTTACACCAGTATAATTAGTGCTGCTTCTAATGCTGGGTTGTTCTATATTGGACGACAGGTGCATGCTTACGTTCTAAGAACAGTGTTGCAGCCATCACAGCATTTTGTTTTATCTGTGAATAATGTTTTGATTACTTTCTACACTAGATTTGATAAACTGGCTGAGGCGAAGCAAGTTTTTGACAGGATGCCTGTGAAAGATCTTGTTTCATGGAATGCGATTTTGTCTGGGTATGTCAATGCTCGGTGCATTGAGGAAGCTAATTCCATTTTCAGGGAAATGCCAGAGAGGAGCCTGTTGACGTGGACTGTGATGATATCAGGCTTGGCACAAAATGGGTTTGGAGAAGACGGTTTGAAGCTATTCAACCAGATGAAGTTAGGGGGATTGGAACCATGTGATTATGCATATGCTGGAGCAGTTGCCTCTTGTTCTGTTCTGGGATCATTAGACAATGGACAACAACTACACTCTCAGATTATACGATTAGGTTATG from the Vigna angularis cultivar LongXiaoDou No.4 chromosome 3, ASM1680809v1, whole genome shotgun sequence genome contains:
- the LOC108341210 gene encoding pentatricopeptide repeat-containing protein At1g25360 isoform X1; the encoded protein is MDVRSMGNRYLAQLTHASLARAVHAHILTSGFNPFPLIINRLIDHYCKSSNITYARHLFDRIPKPDIVATTTLLSAYSAAGNIKLAHQLFNVTPLIIRDTVSYNAMITAFSHSHDGHAALQLFIQMKRLGFVPDPFSFSSVLGALSLIADEERHCQQFHCEVLKRGLLSGPSVLNALMSCYVCCASSPLVDSCLLMAAARKLFDEAPRGLRDEPSWTTIIAGYVRNGDLVAARELLDGMTDHIAVAWNAMISGYVHRGFYEAAFDLLRKMYSLGIQLDEYTYTSIISAASNAGLFYIGRQVHAYVLRTVLQPSQHFVLSVNNVLITFYTRFDKLAEAKQVFDRMPVKDLVSWNAILSGYVNARCIEEANSIFREMPERSLLTWTVMISGLAQNGFGEDGLKLFNQMKLGGLEPCDYAYAGAVASCSVLGSLDNGQQLHSQIIRLGYDSSLSVGNALITMYARCGLVEAADTVFVTMPYVDSVSWNAMIAALAQHGHGVKAIQLYEQMLREDILPDRITFLTILSACSHAGLVKEGRHYFDTMRAHYGITPEEDHYSRLIDLLCRAGMFSEAKNVTESMPFEPSAPIWEALLSGCRIHGNTELGIQAAEKLLKLMPQQDGTYISLSNMYATLGQWDEVARVRKLMRERGVKKEPGCSWIEVENMVHVFLVDDAVHPEVHAVYKYLEHLVHEMRKLGYVPDTKYVLHDMESEQKENALSTHSEKLAVVYGIMKIPLGAKIRVFKNLRICGDCHSAFKFISKVVDREIIVRDRKRFHHFRNGECSCGNYW
- the LOC108341210 gene encoding pentatricopeptide repeat-containing protein At1g25360 isoform X2, with translation MITAFSHSHDGHAALQLFIQMKRLGFVPDPFSFSSVLGALSLIADEERHCQQFHCEVLKRGLLSGPSVLNALMSCYVCCASSPLVDSCLLMAAARKLFDEAPRGLRDEPSWTTIIAGYVRNGDLVAARELLDGMTDHIAVAWNAMISGYVHRGFYEAAFDLLRKMYSLGIQLDEYTYTSIISAASNAGLFYIGRQVHAYVLRTVLQPSQHFVLSVNNVLITFYTRFDKLAEAKQVFDRMPVKDLVSWNAILSGYVNARCIEEANSIFREMPERSLLTWTVMISGLAQNGFGEDGLKLFNQMKLGGLEPCDYAYAGAVASCSVLGSLDNGQQLHSQIIRLGYDSSLSVGNALITMYARCGLVEAADTVFVTMPYVDSVSWNAMIAALAQHGHGVKAIQLYEQMLREDILPDRITFLTILSACSHAGLVKEGRHYFDTMRAHYGITPEEDHYSRLIDLLCRAGMFSEAKNVTESMPFEPSAPIWEALLSGCRIHGNTELGIQAAEKLLKLMPQQDGTYISLSNMYATLGQWDEVARVRKLMRERGVKKEPGCSWIEVENMVHVFLVDDAVHPEVHAVYKYLEHLVHEMRKLGYVPDTKYVLHDMESEQKENALSTHSEKLAVVYGIMKIPLGAKIRVFKNLRICGDCHSAFKFISKVVDREIIVRDRKRFHHFRNGECSCGNYW